The proteins below are encoded in one region of Microbacterium pygmaeum:
- a CDS encoding endonuclease domain-containing protein codes for MELTWNAYSRAELCAHGFTRRSLARALESGELLRVRRDRYVRTDIPAALQSAVRIGGRATCLTLLQMLGVFVFQNSRLHVHVPRGSSRLRSPGTTRAPLAPRADRAYRLHWMTLARQDEGTSTCVGVLDALIHAVICQPARYAIATLDSALHAGLIDEIDMGDIFAALPARFQVLRPLINGRAESGPETLVRLILRGLGCDIIPQVTFDGIGRVDLLVDGWLVIECDSREFHEAWEQQAKDRERDLRLAARGYATLRLTAAVIMTRPDDVIAAIRGMLTVRGVS; via the coding sequence ATGGAACTGACCTGGAACGCATACAGCCGCGCTGAACTGTGCGCCCATGGATTCACTCGCCGGAGTCTCGCCCGTGCGCTCGAGAGCGGCGAACTTCTGCGCGTCCGGCGCGACCGCTACGTGCGGACGGATATCCCTGCGGCGCTGCAGTCCGCGGTTCGCATCGGCGGTCGCGCGACGTGTCTGACGCTGCTGCAGATGCTCGGGGTCTTCGTCTTCCAGAACAGCAGACTGCACGTCCATGTGCCGCGCGGGTCGAGCAGACTTCGATCACCGGGCACCACCCGGGCGCCGCTGGCGCCGCGTGCCGACAGGGCATATCGGCTCCATTGGATGACGCTGGCGCGTCAGGATGAGGGCACCTCGACCTGCGTCGGCGTTCTCGACGCACTGATCCACGCGGTGATCTGTCAGCCCGCCCGATACGCGATCGCCACGCTGGACAGCGCGCTGCATGCCGGCCTGATCGACGAGATCGACATGGGCGACATCTTCGCCGCGCTGCCTGCCAGATTCCAGGTGCTGCGGCCGCTGATCAATGGACGCGCCGAATCCGGACCGGAGACGCTGGTGCGTCTCATACTGCGTGGGCTGGGTTGCGACATCATCCCGCAGGTGACCTTCGACGGCATCGGCCGCGTCGACCTCCTCGTCGACGGCTGGCTGGTGATCGAGTGCGACAGCAGAGAGTTCCACGAGGCCTGGGAGCAGCAGGCGAAGGATCGTGAGCGGGATCTCAGGCTCGCCGCGCGCGGCTACGCGACTCTGCGGCTGACTGCGGCCGTGATCATGACACGTCCGGACGACGTCATCGCGGCGATCCGCGGGATGCTGACGGTCCGAGGTGTGTCATAA
- a CDS encoding GNAT family N-acetyltransferase, protein MQPVILRTERLVLSVPTASDVDAIYAACQDSEIQRFTTVPSPYDRRHAEGFIPLSAKRWATGIEATWAIRESGALAGIIGLHRLGAGGTGEIGYWMAPAFRGRGLLTEAARAVLDWGFGSGVGTYDLDGPDLTRIEWRAVVGNTASARVARALGFRYEGTLRQALSNSFGRDDAWVAGLLRTDDRMPHPWPVLDD, encoded by the coding sequence ATGCAGCCTGTGATCCTGCGCACCGAGCGGCTGGTGCTGTCGGTGCCGACCGCCTCGGACGTCGATGCGATCTACGCGGCATGTCAGGATTCCGAGATCCAGCGGTTCACCACCGTGCCCTCACCGTACGACCGGCGCCACGCGGAGGGCTTCATCCCGCTGTCGGCGAAGCGATGGGCGACCGGGATCGAGGCGACCTGGGCGATCCGCGAGTCCGGCGCGCTGGCGGGCATCATCGGCCTGCACCGCCTCGGCGCGGGCGGGACTGGCGAGATCGGCTACTGGATGGCCCCGGCGTTCCGCGGCCGCGGGCTGCTGACCGAGGCGGCGCGGGCGGTCCTGGACTGGGGCTTCGGCTCCGGCGTCGGGACCTACGACCTCGACGGCCCGGACCTCACCCGCATCGAATGGCGGGCCGTGGTCGGCAACACCGCGTCGGCGCGTGTCGCACGCGCTCTCGGCTTCCGCTACGAGGGGACCCTCCGGCAGGCGCTGTCGAACTCGTTCGGCCGCGACGACGCATGGGTCGCGGGACTCTTGCGGACCGATGACCGGATGCCGCACCCCTGGCCGGTCCTGGACGACTGA
- the glpK gene encoding glycerol kinase GlpK, which translates to MPGRLASPGRPAATHVLALDQGTTSTRAIVFDSDGAIVATAQREHDQIFPRAGWVEHDPIEIWTNSQWVIATALDSAGLSAGDIAGLGITNQRETAIVWDRRTGRPVANALVWQDTRTQQFIDRLAEDGGTDRFALKTGLPLATYFSASKIAWILEHIPGARADAEAGHLLFGTPDTWVVWNLTGDTRSGIHVTDVTNASRTLLMDLETLDWDDELLAAFGIPRSMLPEIVPSSGVLGEVREPVAARGVPIAGILGDQQAATFGQAAFDAGQSKNTYGTGNFLLVSTGTDIVRSEHGLVTTVAFQCADEPARYALEGSIAVTGSLVQWLRDNLGIISSAPEVSRLASTVDDSGGAYFVPAFSGLFAPYWRPDARGALVGLTRYVNKAHIARAALEAAAFQSRDVIDAIVADTGTALSELRVDGGGSRDELMMQFQADILGIPVVRPEVIETTALGAAYAAGLATGVWRDRDELREHWREGRRFEPGMGEEERERRVRMWRKAVTKSFDWVDEDARILAGTNDA; encoded by the coding sequence CTCCGATGGGGCGATCGTGGCGACCGCGCAGCGCGAGCACGATCAGATCTTCCCGCGGGCCGGCTGGGTCGAGCACGACCCGATCGAGATCTGGACGAACTCGCAATGGGTGATCGCGACCGCGCTGGATTCGGCCGGGCTCTCGGCGGGAGACATCGCCGGCCTCGGCATCACCAATCAGCGTGAGACGGCCATCGTGTGGGACCGCCGCACCGGGCGACCCGTCGCGAACGCGCTCGTCTGGCAGGACACCCGCACCCAGCAGTTCATCGACCGACTGGCCGAGGACGGCGGCACCGATCGGTTCGCCTTGAAGACCGGGCTCCCGCTGGCGACCTATTTCTCCGCGTCGAAGATCGCGTGGATCCTCGAGCACATTCCCGGCGCGCGCGCAGATGCCGAAGCCGGGCACCTGCTCTTCGGCACGCCTGACACGTGGGTGGTCTGGAATCTGACTGGAGACACACGCAGCGGCATCCATGTCACCGATGTCACCAACGCGAGCCGCACACTGCTGATGGACCTGGAGACCCTCGACTGGGACGACGAGCTGCTCGCCGCCTTCGGGATCCCGCGGTCGATGCTTCCCGAGATCGTCCCGTCTTCCGGCGTCCTCGGTGAGGTGCGCGAACCGGTCGCCGCGCGAGGGGTGCCGATCGCGGGCATCCTCGGCGACCAGCAGGCGGCGACCTTCGGCCAGGCCGCGTTCGATGCCGGCCAGTCGAAGAACACCTACGGCACGGGGAACTTCCTGCTGGTCAGCACCGGTACCGACATCGTGCGCTCGGAGCACGGTCTCGTCACGACGGTCGCCTTCCAGTGCGCCGACGAGCCGGCCCGCTACGCGCTCGAGGGCTCCATCGCGGTGACCGGGTCGCTCGTGCAGTGGCTGCGCGACAACCTGGGCATCATCTCCTCGGCCCCTGAGGTGTCGCGTCTGGCCTCGACGGTCGACGACAGCGGCGGCGCGTACTTCGTGCCGGCCTTCTCCGGGCTCTTCGCCCCCTACTGGCGACCCGACGCCCGGGGTGCCCTGGTCGGTCTGACGCGATACGTCAACAAGGCGCACATCGCCCGCGCCGCACTGGAGGCGGCGGCGTTCCAGTCGCGTGACGTGATCGACGCGATCGTCGCCGACACCGGGACGGCCCTGAGCGAACTGCGCGTCGACGGCGGCGGCTCGCGCGATGAGCTGATGATGCAGTTCCAGGCCGACATCCTCGGGATTCCCGTGGTGCGGCCCGAAGTCATCGAGACGACGGCGCTCGGCGCCGCCTACGCCGCCGGCCTGGCGACCGGCGTCTGGCGCGATCGCGATGAGCTGCGCGAGCACTGGCGCGAGGGCCGGCGCTTCGAGCCGGGCATGGGCGAGGAGGAGCGCGAGCGCCGGGTGCGGATGTGGCGGAAGGCCGTCACGAAGTCGTTCGACTGGGTCGACGAGGACGCGCGGATCCTCGCGGGCACGAACGACGCCTGA
- a CDS encoding Fpg/Nei family DNA glycosylase: MPEMPEVQGLVDFLRGRVTGLTITRATVANIAALKTYDPPITALEGAEITGAERHGKFIDLATTSPTGTPHLVFHLAKAGWLRWTDQLSPTLIRPGKTPIALRIALSDGSGFDLTEAGTKKSLAYSVVRDPQDVPGIARLGPDPLDPAFTRETLAGLIAGRRTQIKGVLRDQSILAGVGNAYSDEILHDAKMSPYALAATLTDDDIDRLYAAMTSTLTSAVAEASGKPPADLKDAKRRGMQVHGRRGETCPVCGDTVRSVFFADNSLEYCPTCQTGGKILADRRLSRLLK; the protein is encoded by the coding sequence ATGCCGGAGATGCCCGAAGTCCAGGGGCTCGTCGATTTCCTCCGCGGACGCGTGACGGGACTCACGATCACCCGCGCCACCGTCGCGAACATCGCCGCGCTGAAGACCTATGACCCGCCGATCACCGCGCTCGAGGGCGCCGAGATCACGGGCGCCGAACGGCACGGCAAGTTCATCGACCTGGCGACGACGAGCCCGACGGGCACACCCCACCTCGTCTTCCATCTCGCAAAGGCGGGATGGCTGCGCTGGACCGATCAGCTGTCGCCGACCCTCATCCGTCCCGGCAAGACGCCGATCGCGCTGCGGATCGCGCTCTCCGACGGGTCCGGCTTCGACCTGACCGAGGCAGGCACCAAGAAGTCGCTCGCCTACTCCGTCGTTCGCGACCCGCAGGACGTGCCGGGAATCGCCCGCCTCGGTCCCGACCCGCTGGATCCCGCCTTCACCCGCGAGACGCTCGCCGGGCTGATCGCCGGCCGCCGCACCCAGATCAAAGGGGTGCTGCGTGATCAGTCGATCCTCGCGGGGGTCGGGAACGCCTATTCGGACGAGATCCTGCACGACGCGAAGATGTCGCCCTACGCCTTGGCGGCCACGCTCACCGACGATGACATCGACCGCCTGTACGCCGCGATGACCTCGACGCTGACCAGCGCCGTGGCGGAGGCATCCGGGAAGCCTCCCGCCGATCTGAAGGACGCCAAGCGGCGCGGCATGCAGGTGCACGGTCGCCGCGGCGAGACGTGTCCGGTCTGCGGAGACACCGTGCGCAGCGTCTTCTTCGCCGACAACTCACTGGAGTACTGCCCGACCTGTCAGACCGGCGGCAAGATCCTCGCGGACCGTCGCCTCAGCCGGCTGTTGAAGTAG